The DNA sequence AAGATCTCCAAAGGTCAAACCAGAAAAGCTGACCATGTGAATAAGgtttaaaagggaaaataagaTCAGTAATGATAAAAATCATCAGAAGGAAAAATGAACTACAGGAAATAACTTCGGTTATCAAACAGAAGCCAAAAGCAAACTTGGAGAGATGGGCTCCCCAATAAGATGAGTTACGACATTTCCAAGAAATATCTCCAGTTACAAGGGAAGAATAAAAATGGGTTCTCGCATACAAGAAACAtaaaattgagaagaaaaaaaattaaaaggaaaaatgggtGTTTCTTTCATCGTCAAGTGAATTCAAGATGAATCATTTAAAAAGCGCCAAATATCGCAAAATGAGCAGTACCCAAAGAAGAGGGAGATGGTAAAATGagctttaatcaagaaaaaaCATTTCTTCTGTTATCaacaaaaatttaaagaaaatacacTAGCAGATCAAagacaaagaagagagaagcgGAAGGGTGaaggaacagagagagagagagagagatagagagagaatgaaTTACCCAGGACTAGCTCTTCCTATTTGAGGTTGAGACTTGGTGTCCTCAGTGTGCTCAGAGGTTTGAACTTCGTTAGTTTCTTCGTCGAGGGAAGCATCCATAGCCTTCGAATCTGTGGCCATCGTTTTGGCCAGTCAAAGAGCTGTGTTGCAGAGCAGATAATCCCTAAGTTTTAATGGCGACGGAACTGTAAGACTGAAACTGAtattgagaaagagagaagacagCTTCGAAATCGAAGATGAGAAAATACATAGAGGACCGAACGATGCCCTAGCTAACaaaatcacatatatatatatatatatatatattatatgggaAAAATGGGTCCCCGACCCCAAAGCCTGAAGTTTCGGTCGGTCCGAATCGATTTTTGAGATACATCAGTCCAAATAGAAACCGTAATCtattttggttcggtttggttttaggtttatcAGTTTTCGATTTCAGctgttttcaatttttaatcaAACCGGTCAGCTTCAATTTGTAAaaggttcggttttgatttggatCAACGGATTCGGATTGGATTTTGACACCCTAAGCAGAGCTGGATAGACAAGTCAGATGTCTCATCTTGTTCCATATGAGTTGAGCTTTATTAGATATCTAATATGTTTAAAACCTATGATCAACTTGAACAGGGTTATATTCGAGGCCTATTgtatttcttgatttttttgagCATTGCTGTGATTCATGAAGTAATCTTATATCCTCTGCTTTATCTACCATCAAATTTGAAGGTTTTTTGCTGCAGCTTTAGAATCAGAAGCGAGACGTGATAGGTTTTGCCAATGGCTCGTTTTTTAGGTCTAAAGGccattttgtgtttttttaggTTTATTGTCTAGCTGTAGTTAGTGccatttcttctttttactttttgtaAACAGTTGATATCTATTGATGactcttattttttatatagTGAGCATAAAGAAACCATCCGACATGTTTTTATTTCATACCTTAATCCATATTACAACCTGATtagatcattttttttatacttctaTCGACCTCCTCTAAGGATGGGATATTTAAAGTCCCTGCTTGTCTCCCTTTAATCACTACAAACTAGTATCACCCATCTGGGTTGTCTACCTTTATTATAACCTTTAATCATCTACAAGATTGGGTGATTGATTATCTTCACCAAACCAGTATAATCTGCCATGTATACATTGAGTTCTGTTTTTATCCTCCCAAATATGGATTGATTGGGGTCGATCTAACTTATTTAGTTTTGTTtggttcacttcttctcttcataTGAGACTAATCAGGAATGTCTCATATTAACCTTAAAAGATGCAaaacatgaaaaaggaaacaaacattAGTGCAGaactgaaaaaaaatgaagcgAAAACTAAGCTAAATGAGTTTgactacatggatctttgccctaaTTGACTCTATCTAAGATATTTGGGACGAGAGTCACGAGACCAAGATTATACatgtttttatcattttggttCATTCAATCTGAATCATAATAGAATGAAGATTCCAAAATAATGGTATACAGTGAAAGTGTAAAGTTAATATATTGCGCCAACCCATGACAGCAGTCCACATGCACGCCTTCCTGTTCACGTGCACGCATGTGACCCACCTCCACTCCCCGATAAccccagaaaaaagaaaaagataaattaCTTTGGGATACTCGTAGTCCTCATGTGGatctgattattattatttagtgAAAAACTATAATcccaatcaaatcaaaactgtTGAATCAGAATCTTTCTAACTATAATCCCGACCGTTTAAGCATCGTAGATTTGGTTTCTACCAGTCCATCCCTCGGAAAAGAAACGGAGGAACGAGAAAGAGCTGGAATTCTGCTGTTTTACCGTCCCGTGGTTCTTGTAACCTCCATtaaaacatctctctctctgcaattgAGAAGTGAAGTGGAAGGGGGCGGAACAAGAAGAGTATGAAAAGTGTGGATTAGATtactgagaagaagaagaagaagaagaagaagaggaagaagggaatatTCAAGAAAAAGACGAGTTGCTTTGGTTGCGAGCTTCAGTTTGGCTTCTTCTCAAGTCTCAACTTCGAGACGATAAACGATGGAATAACAGATATTTCAGGACCTGCGAagctccctttcttcttccttagaTTGGATCCGAGGTAGGAAAAGATTACCAAAACCTCCGTCATTGCTTTTCTAGTCATGTAAGATCGCGCTCTGTGCGTTTTGTGATTAGGtaatctttcttattttctttccttcctaaGCTTCTTTGTTATCCTCGGTTTTCTTAAAAGTTTTTCTTATATGAATGTAGCTTTAATTCCTCCCTCACTGttacttttcctttctttatccTGTAGTTTTTTTGGTCTTCTTCTTTGACTGAGAATTTCTGCTTCTATTTTCACTTAATTGTTCTTGTGGATCTTCCTGTCTAAATCTTGTCTTGTTTTGGTTGGAGATTTTTCGGTTCCGTAATCTGCGGGATTTTACTTCACTGTCCGAATCGGTGGCCACTGTAACGACTCTCTCCGATTTCATAGAATTGAATTTtggggagaatatttgatttgatttgatgtgCTTGATCTGAATTCTTGCGTTGGAATGGTTTTGCCCCAGCAGAATCCGTTTATTGAGACCTCCGGTCGGAAGACAGTTTACTGCGATTGATGGCTACGACATCGGATGTATCGACCACCATTCGCCCGGAACATCTCAAAGGCAAATTCAATTACGGTGTGGCCGTGCGTGCTCCCAACTGCTCAAGAGAATCGGTTGGAGGTAGAATAGGTTCTTTGTCGAAGCCTCACGATTCGGCTTCTGCTACAGGTTTATCTGGCAATCCTCGCCGTGTTCAACCTCCACCACGTTCTTCAAAGCAGTCCACCGACGAGTGGGTCTCTTCTATTTATGGCATGACCACTCTTGCCCATCCCACGGCTCCGCGTCACGAGGCGTCAAAGGAAGAGTTATCTgtttctttgaagaaatctctCAGATTCAACAAGGAGCAACATGCAGTCGTCGCCCTAAACGATGTTCTTACCGGAACGGTGAAAACAACTTCTCCCGGGAAGGTATTCACTGAATCTTCCACGGAGCCAGAACCGTGCGTCAAAGACCCAATTGACGATCTTGAGAGTTCCCCGTGTAATTGTTCGTCGAATCCAACAGAATTTGTTTCGGCTCCTAGTAAACTAAGTATGGAGCAACAGGACCTATCATTAACATCTCAATCACCCACCGCTTACTGCCCAAGTCCTGATTATAGTTTCCACACTGCGACTCAAAACCCAGATGCCAAGGACAGTTCTGCAGCCACGGAAATTAGCGACTGTGTCAGCAGTATGGAGAAATCTACTGGAAGCGCCAAAGTTAGTAACTCTTGTGATATTATGGAGAGTAGGAAGACGAGTATATACAGAGGCAGCACGGGTAGTGATGTTAGTGAGGAAAGCAGCTCAAGTAGTTTCAACAGTGGAATGAATAAACCCCACAAAGCAAACGATACGAGATGGGAAGCAATTCAAGCTGTTCGGCTTCGAGCTCGTGATGGGGTGTTGGGGTTGAACCACTTCAGGCTTTTGAGGAAGTTGGGCTGTGGAGATATAGGCAGCGTTTACCTGTCAGAGTTGAGCGGGACTAGAAGTTATTTTGCCATGAAAGTTATGGATAAAGCAGCACTAGTGAGTAGGAAGAAGCTTCTGCGAGCTCAAACAGAAAGAGAGATATTGCAGTCCCTGGATCATCCTTTCCTCCCCACTTTATATTCACACTTTGAGACGGAAAAATTTTCCTGCTTGGTCATGGAGTTCTGTCCTGGAGGTGACCTGCATGCACTTCGGCAGAGACAACCAGGGAAATATTTTCCGGAGCATGCAGCTAGGTATAATTCAAAGTCTTgtcatttcattataataattTTATCTTATTGCTGGTAAAGTAACAGAAATCTCTTGAAACAAATAAAAGTGGTCATTGCTTTAAGGGTTCTCTGCTGAAGAGGAGTGTATTACAAACACGTAAATCTGAATCAATTCTATCCAGTGCCTATGAGTTTCGCTAATCTTGAAGGTCCTTCATCTGTATTCACATGTGATGGAAAAGGAAGAATAACTTTCTGCCACCAAGGCCCTGAGGAAATGTGATGGTAATATAATTAGAACCTCTATAACTGCTAATTTGGATCCTTCGTGCCAATTTATATCATAAAATACGTACGATTTTGAAATTTATGCAAGATATGAAGCTGGTACAATCTTTACCTTGTTCTTCCCTTTGCTAGGGGCAAAACTTCgtctaaaaaaataatttctgaCAAGTATCCACTACCTTTTCTTCTGAGTTCCTTCTAATTGCCTGGTTTCAGTTACCTTTTTGTTAATTCTTTTAAATTGCTTCCTGTTTGTGCCTGTTAACTTGGGTTTAGTCCATGTTATGGAATCTCCAAACATTGTTAATTTCATTCAAGTTCACACTAGAAACCCTTACAAAACTCCTGCTGTTCCTCCCATAGTTAGAATATGTTCCAAAAATCCGTACATTGCTTACTTCTTACTTCTGTAAAGGCTATAAATAGTAGTCCCATATCATCTTCCTCCATGTCATCTTCCTCTATCTCTGATACTTAAACCCAATATGGGATATCAACACCTTATTTTGATATGTTGATTGAATTTCGGTTCCTTTATCAGTGATCCGTGGTGATACCTGATTAGACTTTTTACGTGCAAAGTCGTAAATTCCAGTTTGTAGAAGAATAAAATTTTCTGGAACTTTGCCCTTGGATCTGCTTTTATCCTTTTCATTCTTAACATTCACCTTTTCTTTTTGACCCCTTTGAGGCAAGCATCACTAAACAGTCATGTTCCTAATTGGTACATTGCAGCTGTATGATGAATGTGTATATTGCCTAAAGAAAAGCAAAATCTTTATTTAGTTGAACCTGCACAATTTCATGCTTTTTTGCTGTCACAAGCAATGGTTATTTGTTACAACAtggaaatttatttttgaaggATAGAGTAGAAGAGGCAGTATTGGCTTTCATTGAGTTTTCTAATCTTGCAATCATGATCATGCAGATTTTTTGTGGCAGAGGTTCTCCTAGCTTTGGAGTACCTTCACATGCTTGGGATCATTTACAGAGACCTTAAACCAGAGAATGTTTTAGTGAGGGATGATGGCCATATTATGCTTTCAGATTTTGATCTTTCTCTAAGATGTGCAGTTTGCCCAACTCTTGTGAAGTCCTCAAACACAGAGATGAACTCAGGAAAGAACTCTGGTTACTGTGCTCAGCCTTCTTGCATTGAACCAACTTGCATAATTCAGCCATCTTGCATACAACCAGCATGTTTTGTACCACGCTTCTTATCAAGCAAAtccaagaaggaaaagaagacaaaaccaAAGATTGAAGTCTACAATCAAGTGAGTCCACTCCCAGAACTTATTGCAGAACCCACAAGTGCTCGATCAATGTCCTTTGTTGGTACACATGAGTACTTGGCTCCAGAGATAGTCAAAGGAGAAGGGCATGGCAGTGCTGTAGATTGGTGGACTTTTGGTATCTTCCTATATGAGCTTTTGTTTGGGAAGACTCCATTTAAGGGGTCAGCAAACCGTGCTACACTATTCAATGTGGTAGGGCAGCCCCTAAGATTTCCAGAGTCACCTACTGTGAGCTTCGCTGCAAGGGACTTGATCAGAGGTTTGCTTGTGAAAGAACCACAGCATCGTCTAGCATACAGGCGTGGGGCCACAGAAGTTAAGCAACATCCATTCTTTCAGAGTGTGAATTGGGCACTTATCAGGTGTACCAATCCACCCGGGGTGCCAAAGCCATTCATGGTGGATTTACCAGAAAAGTCAGATGTGCCAAAGGCACCTAAAAATGAGAAGATGCCAGGGGTTGATGTGAAGCCTTCAGGTAATTATTTAGAGATTGATTTCTTTTGATTCCTGTAGTTGTATCTTTCTGTACCAATTCCATGATAAGATATTGTCCTGtggttccttttttttctcccaactaCAAAGAAATCAGAAGTCTGCTCCTCCAAATGTCATGTGTACACTTCACTAGGCATGGTACAGTGCTGAAAATTGCACTAAGTTGAAGAAAATTACTTTGCAGATTATGTTGATGAATTCCTTCATGTAACCCCCACCACACCCCACaaccccacaccccacccccccccccaaaaaaaaaaaaggagaaaaaggaaaatctaaTGTTGGTGAATATGCTACTTCCAAATAGATGTGGATTTTCTGCAAGCTGTCAGGGAATTTAAAATTAAGCGCACAAGTGTTAGATGGTTGCCATTTAGACCATGATATCgagattttaagaaaatattGTAGAGAACATTGTATAAGGTTGCTTTTCTTTTCAATCATTTTTGATGACTTCTAAATCGGTTGCTGCAGAACTTAATACTAACTTCACGATATTGAGTTGCTTTGTATATCCACTATCAATAGTACCACTTGTTTCTGCAACTGGAAATTTAGTTCTATGCCTTGCGAGCTTGGATAAATGTCAAGGTAGAGTTCGTTCTATGCAAATATTAGTTCTAGCGCTACACTAGACCACTGGTATGTGATTGTTTGTGGTCTTCTGAAGAAAAATCCTCAATTTTTGTTACTTGCTCCTATGTTTAGGACAAGAACCGTTATTATTAAGAGCCTTCGACATAATATCCTTCTCAAGGCAGAGATTTTGTGCCTGGGGAAGGGTGGTCGGTGGAGGAATTCTACACTGATTGTTGTCATTTCATTTACATGTAGCATAAAAAAGGGGTTCCCATTCTTAGTTTCACCTCTCACAAAGGATGACCTAGCCTTTCTATGATTTGATAAAGAGCCATTCGAGACCGTTAGATGGTTGCCATTTAGAGGAAGGGTTGAAATCTCAATGGATTAGGTAGTCTCTGAAACATAGAAATTTTGTATAAAATACTTATGATACCTCTAATTTTTTGCAAGGCAAAAATTATTCCAGATTCTCTAGATGGTATGATGGGGCAGGGTTACAAGGGCTGAAATCTCATGGGGAGGGATATTTTGGGTTGAACCTACTACTGCAAACTAatgaatgaagatgatgaatagCCACATTGATCTCCATTAATTTTCAGTTCTCGGTTTTCCCAGTGGTATGTTGATTTGGATGTGTGATGGAAAATGAAATGGTTAATTTTGTTCTCCATGATAAAGGAATGATAAGAGTTCAACGGACAAACACATTCATTTtaggatcaagttttccttcacagGGAGAAGAAACTATCTCCTTTCCACTCCACCGGTGACGTGATTTTGTAATTGGATTCTTGTGCCATTATTAACTCTCACCCTTGTTGTACAAAATTAATAACCTTTCCAGATGCTAATTAAAGGGTTCAGATCTCCATTGATTGGTgaatggagaagagaaactgGGTCCTACATTTATCTGtgcttaatatatatatatatagagagagagagagagagtagcagATGTGTCTGTAGTAAATCCGAGTAATAAcagcaacaataacaacaaagcTTTATCctcttaaatatatatatatagagaagaaaaaaacagatgTGTTTGTAGTAAATCCGGGTAatacagcaacaacaacaaaaacaaagctTCAACCCAACTTACTAGGTTCGGGATAAAACTCAATTGAATTTCCCTGAAAAGCAAACACATTCAAAGAAGTTCCGCTCTGGGTGTCGTTCTATTTCTGGTCTCCGGCTGCTTGACGCTGGTGAAGAAGGTTCCAGTCCACTCCTTTGTTGCATATCTACAACCTTTTTGCCATCACAAACAATGACGATCTCACAGAAGTCTAGAGCATTCTTCTTGACAAATTCTCCTTTTCCCAGTCCCTTCCTCAACCTCCTGCAAAATGAATGGGGGTTAGAAAGAAAATAGCTGCTGCAAGGACAGAGGACCTCAGGAAACTTTAATTGCTGAAAACTATGGAATGATAAATGTCTCTAAATCCAAGCTTTCATGAATTTCATGTCAGTTTTATGCCATGGTTAATTACCTTGAGGGCAGCCGTTTTGTTCCCATAACAAGGGAAGTAATATTGAGAACAGGGATAAGTTCCAGGATTGCCTTGGCCGTGAAATCACTCTCTATTAGTATTGTATCTACCGCCACCTGAGACAGTTAATTTTGAGAAGAGATCAGAATCGGTTCTAAGATTTGCAGGGTTTTTGCAAAGCACCCAAGTGGTTACCTTTGCTTGGCTGCAAAGGTTAATATATTTCTGCAAGAGTTTTTGCCTCCGGGCATTCTCTTCCTGTATATAAGGCCTCAGTTGTTCTTGACTGAGCTGGTTCCTTGATAGCCTCCCAACTAACACAAAGTCCACAACCAACCATGTTCATTAGAAGTCTTGCAGAGGAAGATGATCCAGTGTTAAGAAGTTTAAAAGGAACTAGAAGATGAAATCTACAGAAAGCTATATGACCTGTAAGAACAGCTTACCAGGAGTGGGGATGTAATGAATAGGAGGGAAAACATGGATGAGGTATACACAACTTCCAGGTCCAAGAGCATGATCAAGTGCCCATCTCAAGACGTCAAGGTCATCTTTGCCAACTGAGACATAAACATCCTTACCCGCTCCTCCATCTCTGCTACTTGTGGCACTTTCACTGTCATCTCCTACCTCGACGATCTCCATCTCTctagacagagagagagagagagagagagagagagagacgaaatttatgctttttttttatcGTCTGAGCATGTCAATAGGGTCGAAGTCATTGCTCTAGAGTGCTGAAAGAAAACTAcacatgaaaagaaaagagaggagattCGTTTTTGCCAGGTTTTGCAAGCTAGTGGATGACTATGATGAGTGTATCAGACGACCTCTACCAAATCGAGCCTGGACCACCTATGGTTGTCGGTCTCCCTTAGTCTCTGTTTTTGGGTTATAACCTTAGCGGTACTTCAGTAATTAACTCCATTGACTTGGATTTGTGGCCAAAGGGAATGCTGTACTTGggtccatttgataacgtttcgaGAAACTTGGAACTATTtggtttcacttattttcaaaaataaaaataaaaatttttacctatttatgattcaagaaactaCACAGGCAAAATAAATTCTACTTGTTTTACCGTTTTTAGAAAT is a window from the Macadamia integrifolia cultivar HAES 741 chromosome 5, SCU_Mint_v3, whole genome shotgun sequence genome containing:
- the LOC122079389 gene encoding U-box domain-containing protein 52-like, with the translated sequence MEIVEVGDDSESATSSRDGGAGKDVYVSVGKDDLDVLRWALDHALGPGSCVYLIHVFPPIHYIPTPVGRLSRNQLSQEQLRPYIQEENARRQKLLQKYINLCSQAKVAVDTILIESDFTAKAILELIPVLNITSLVMGTKRLPSRRLRKGLGKGEFVKKNALDFCEIVIVCDGKKVVDMQQRSGLEPSSPASSSRRPEIERHPERNFFECVCFSGKFN
- the LOC122079387 gene encoding protein kinase PVPK-1-like, translated to MATTSDVSTTIRPEHLKGKFNYGVAVRAPNCSRESVGGRIGSLSKPHDSASATGLSGNPRRVQPPPRSSKQSTDEWVSSIYGMTTLAHPTAPRHEASKEELSVSLKKSLRFNKEQHAVVALNDVLTGTVKTTSPGKVFTESSTEPEPCVKDPIDDLESSPCNCSSNPTEFVSAPSKLSMEQQDLSLTSQSPTAYCPSPDYSFHTATQNPDAKDSSAATEISDCVSSMEKSTGSAKVSNSCDIMESRKTSIYRGSTGSDVSEESSSSSFNSGMNKPHKANDTRWEAIQAVRLRARDGVLGLNHFRLLRKLGCGDIGSVYLSELSGTRSYFAMKVMDKAALVSRKKLLRAQTEREILQSLDHPFLPTLYSHFETEKFSCLVMEFCPGGDLHALRQRQPGKYFPEHAARFFVAEVLLALEYLHMLGIIYRDLKPENVLVRDDGHIMLSDFDLSLRCAVCPTLVKSSNTEMNSGKNSGYCAQPSCIEPTCIIQPSCIQPACFVPRFLSSKSKKEKKTKPKIEVYNQVSPLPELIAEPTSARSMSFVGTHEYLAPEIVKGEGHGSAVDWWTFGIFLYELLFGKTPFKGSANRATLFNVVGQPLRFPESPTVSFAARDLIRGLLVKEPQHRLAYRRGATEVKQHPFFQSVNWALIRCTNPPGVPKPFMVDLPEKSDVPKAPKNEKMPGVDVKPSGNYLEIDFF